The following are from one region of the Mangifera indica cultivar Alphonso chromosome 14, CATAS_Mindica_2.1, whole genome shotgun sequence genome:
- the LOC123196059 gene encoding probable methyltransferase PMT9, producing MKHKCEKMNSSKLVTYVLLGLIVVLGLVCLYYGSFSAPGLRRSDDDSFDGSDPVLGGFAGNKDFDDLFEDQELNPEVPKSIPICDMKYSELIPCLDRNLIYQLKLKPNLTLMEHYERHCPPPERRYNCLVPPPKGYKIPIKWPASRDEVWKANIPHTHLAEEKSDQHWMVVNGDKINFPGGGTHFHDGADKYIVALSRMLKFPGDKLHNGGNIRNVLDVGCGVASFGAYLLSHDIVAMSLAPNDVHENQIQFALERGIPSTLGVLGTKRLPYPSRSFELAHCSRCRIDWLQRDGILLLELDRLLRPGGYFVYSSPEAYAHDPENRRIWNAMYDLLRSMCWRVVSKKDQTVIWAKPVSNSCYLKREPGTRPPLCGPEDDPDVTWNVLMKACIFPYSAKMHQEKGSGLVPWPMRLTAAPPRLAEIGVSPEEFRRDSNIWLARVTEYWKQMKSVVQKNSLRNVMDMNSNLGGFASALKDKDVWVMNVAPFHMSARLKIIYDRGLIGTVHDWCEAFSTYPRTYDLLHAWKVFSEIEELGCGIEDLLIEMDRMLRPDGYVIIRDKPSIINYIRKFVTALRWDGWISEVEPRIDALSSGEERVLIARKKLWDNGVMAI from the exons ATGAAGCACAAGTgcgagaaaatgaatagttctAAGCTAGTGACTTATGTGCTTCTCGGACTCATTGTTGTTCTTGGGTTGGTTTGTTTGTACTACGGGTCGTTTTCGGCCCCGGGACTCCGTAGATCGGACGATGATTCTTTCGATGGATCTGACCCGGTTTTAGGCGGTTTTGCAGGGAACAAAGATTTTGATGACTTGTTTGAAGATCAAGAGCTCAATCCTGAAGTGCCCAAAAGCATCCCT ATCTGTGATATGAAATATTCAGAGTTGATACCATGTCTAGATAGAAaccttatttatcaattaaaactaAAGCCTAATTTGACATTAATGGAGCATTATGAGCGGCATTGTCCACCTCCAGAGCGGCGTTACAATTGCCTGGTTCCACCTCCAAAGGGTTACAAG ATTCCTATAAAGTGGCCAGCAAGCAGAGATGAAGTGTGGAAGGCTAATATACCTCATACACATCTGGCAGAAGAGAAGTCAGATCAGCATTGGATGGTTGTAAATGGAGACAAGATAAATTTCCCTGGTGGAGGGACCCATTTCCATGATGGAGCGGACAAGTACATTGTTGCTCTTTCCAGG ATGCTTAAATTTCCTGGTGATAAGCTCCACAATGGCGGAAACATCAGGAATGTTCTTGATGTGGGTTGCGGGGTTGCAAGTTTCGGAGCCTATCTTCTTTCCCATGATATTGTAGCTATGTCCTTAGCACCTAATGATGTACACGAGAACCAGATACAGTTTGCACTGGAGAGGGGCATTCCATCAACTCTAGGTGTCTTGGGAACTAAACGACTTCCTTATCCAAGCAGATCATTTGAACTTGCACATTGTTCACGATGTCGGATTGATTGGCTTCAGAGAGATGGGATTCTCTTATTGGAACTTGACAGATTATTAAGACCAGGAGGGTATTTTGTGTATTCTTCTCCTGAAGCCTATGCACATGATCCAGAAAATCGAAGAATCTGGAATGCTATGTATGATCTTCTGAGAAGCATGTGCTGGAGAGTTGTTTCCAAGAAAGACCAGACTGTTATATGGGCAAAGCCAGTAAGCAATAGCTGTTACTTGAAGAGAGAACCTGGAACGCGGCCTCCTTTATGTGGGCCTGAAGATGACCCGGATGTTACATGGAATGTGCTCATGAAAGCATGCATCTTCCCTTACTCAGCTA AGATGCACCAGGAAAAAGGTAGTGGACTAGTTCCTTGGCCAATGAGGCTTACTGCAGCACCCCCTCGACTAGCAGAAATTGGTGTCAGCCCAGAGGAATTCCGCCGAGACTCT AATATATGGCTAGCTAGAGTGACTGAGTATTGGAAGCAAATGAAATCTGTTGTACAGAAAAATTCCTTAAGAAATGTTATGGATATGAACTCTAACCTTGGGGGATTTGCTTCTGCCCTCAAAGATAAAGATGTTTGGGTGATGAATGTTGCTCCCTTCCACATGTCTGCAAGATTGAAGATAATTTATGATCGAGGTCTCATTGGAACTGTTCATGATTG GTGTGAAGCATTCTCGACTTATCCTCGAACATATGATCTTCTTCATGCCTGGAAAGTATTTTCAGAGATTGAGGAGCTTGGTTGTGGAATAGAGGATTTACTAATTGAAATGGATAGAATGCTGCGGCCAGATGGATATGTAATTATAAGAGACAAACCTTCTATAATAAACTATATCCGAAAGTTTGTGACTGCCTTAAGGTGGGATGGCTGGATATCAGAAGTTGAACCAAGGATTGATGCTCTCTCCTCTGGTGAAGAAAGAGTTTTGATTGCAAGAAAGAAATTGTGGGACAATGGTGTTATGGCAATCTGA
- the LOC123196069 gene encoding uncharacterized protein LOC123196069 has protein sequence MASDVEKKLGKEGKNLLGPPSFVELENGRLKCVETGHEMLLKDKDSYSQSKRCRLGLIDFALSHNKTPLNMFKQDPLSRAKLICKLTGDSVNKTEEHIWKHINGKRFLSKLEQKETRKLESNGTKGEEEAKTSANSVNKKNKKMKKRKEVEEIISEVRESSDKESDLEEADFWMPSVGERWDHDDGGDRWGSGSESGEKSDEENETDGEVVDDMKESEELSARTKRMSIEIGPSSFASRKKKSRKDKS, from the exons ATGGCTTCGGACGTGGAGAAGAAGCTAGGAAAGGAAGGGAAGAATCTGTTGGGTCCGCCGAGTTTTGTGGAGCTCGAAAACGGTAGGCTCAAGTGTGTGGAGACGGGCCACGAGATGCTACTCAAAGACAAGGATTCCTATTCTCAGTCCAAGCGGTGCCGTTTAGGTCTCATCGACTTTGCTTTGTCCCACAATAAGACCCCTCTTAACATGTTCAAGCAAGACCCTCTCTCCCG TGCAAAGTTGATATGTAAGTTAACGGGTGATTCGGTTAACAAGACTGAAGAGCACATCTGGAAGCATATTAATGGAAAACGGTTCCTCAGCAAGCTAG AGCAAAAGGAAACCagaaaacttgaatcaaatggaacaaaaggagaagaagaagcaaaaacAAGTGCCAATAGTGTAaataagaagaataagaaaatgaagaagagaaaagaggtTGAAGAAATTATCTCTGAAGTGAGAGAGTCTTCAGATAAGGAGAGTGATTTGGAAGAAGCTGACTTTTGGATGCCCTCTGTTGGAGAACGTTGGGACCATGATGATGGTGGAGATCGATGGGGTTCAGGTTCAGAGTCAGGGGAGAAAagtgatgaagaaaatgaaacag ATGGTGAAGTTGTAGATGATATGAAGGAATCTGAAGAGCTTTCTGCTCG AACAAAGAGAATGTCCATAGAAATTGGACCAAGCAGCTTTGCctcaaggaagaagaagagtagGAAGGACAAGTCttga
- the LOC123196063 gene encoding GDSL esterase/lipase At5g14450-like: MIYSCDRLKMECLRAFFGGFLLLWLWGLTASADTLPPCEFPAIYNFGDSNSDTGGISAAFEPIRAPYGEGFFHKPAGRDSDGRLIIDFIAERLKLPYLSAYLNSLGPDFRHGANFATGGSTIRRQNETIFQYGISPFSLDMQIVQFTQFKARTKDLYDEAKSETDRNKLPRSGDFAKALYTFDIGQNDLSVGFRTMNSDQLLAAMPDIISQLASAVTNIYQQGGRTFWIHNTGPIGCLPVNLFYIKNPPAGYLDQYGCVKTQNDMAIEFNKQLKERVVKLRSELPEAAIIYVDVYAAKYDLISKVKDLGYADALKVCCGYHENYDHVWCGNRANINNTEVYGASCKDPSKYVSWDGVHYTQAANQWAANHTHYGGLTDPPVPLVQACHRK; this comes from the exons ATGATTTACAGCTGTGATAGACTGAAAATGGAGTGTTTGAGAGCGTTCTTCGGGGGGTTTCTTCTCCTATGGCTATGGGGTTTGACTGCCAGTGCCGATACTTTACCACCATGTGAATTCCCTGCAATTTATAACTTCGGTGATTCTAATTCAGATACTGGAGGCATATCAGCTGCGTTTGAGCCGATTCGAGCTCCTTATGGAGAAGGGTTCTTCCATAAACCAGCTGGGAGAGATTCTGACGGCCGTCTCATCATAGACTTTATAG CTGAGCGTCTGAAATTGCCATACTTGAGTGCATATTTGAATTCACTCGGACCAGATTTTCGACATGGTGCCAACTTTGCCACCGGAGGATCAACCATTAGACGGCAGAATGAGACCATTTTTCAGTATGGAATTAGCCCTTTTTCTCTTGATATGCAGATTGTGCAATTTACCCAATTCAAAGCACGCACTAAAGATCTTTACGATGAAG CCAAGTCAGAAACAGATAGAAATAAACTTCCAAGATCTGGGGATTTTGCAAAGGCTCTTTACACATTTGATATAGGACAGAATGACCTTTCTGTCGGCTTTCGAACGATGAATTCCGATCAACTTCTAGCAGCAATGCCAGACATCATTTCTCAGTTAGCTTCAGCTGTAACT AATATCTATCAACAAGGAGGGAGGACATTTTGGATTCACAACACAGGGCCTATTGGTTGCTTGCCTGTGAATCTGTTCTACATCAAAAACCCACCAGCGGGCTATCTTGATCAGTATGGCTGCGTCAAGACTCAGAATGACATGGCTATAGAGTTCAACAAACAACTTAAAGAAAGAGTGGTCAAGCTAAGATCAGAGCTCCCTGAAGCTGCAATAATATATGTAGATGTTTATGCGGCAAAGTATGACTTGATCAGCAAGGTCAAAGATTTAG GATATGCTGATGCATTGAAGGTCTGCTGTGGGTACCATGAGAACTATGACCATGTGTGGTGTGGAAACAGGGCAAACATCAACAACACTGAAGTGTATGGAGCCTCCTGTAAAGACCCTTCAAAGTATGTCAGCTGGGATGGTGTACACTATACTCAGGCTGCAAATCAATGGGCTGCTAATCATACTCACTATGGCGGGTTGACAGATCCACCAGTTCCGCTTGTGCAAGCATGTCACCGGAAGTGA